One Opitutia bacterium DNA segment encodes these proteins:
- a CDS encoding delta-60 repeat domain-containing protein, whose translation MKLLRFLTLLGSLVPALLWAFDPNANGNIYATAVQGDGKVILGGGFTAVQPPSEAAPVTRQHLARFNADGTLDASFSPVFDGDVVAVLVQSDGRIVVAGKFTTAQGTGSSSAVARSGLARLNADGSLDTGFDPRPTGGSLSTAQVATLALDASGNILIGGSFTTLQPGGSGATIARGRIARLTSGGAVDTSFAPNFNSLVFALTVQPDGKILVGGGFTTVQNGAAAAVTATRLARLNTDGSLDASFAVLANNRVLSLALESDGSILAGGDFTKVRGSSDSGDQTRSFLARFRSDGTLDSFEPRPDGSVSTVVVQRDGKILLGGDFASFLPANSGTTTSRAYLARLAVDGSVDTSFAPTPNAAVRSLALQSDGRIVVGGLFTRFLPAGVTDGVLRNHAARLLASGDLDGSLVGAEDGSISVAAVESSGSIIVGGTFNTLGGLTRQNIARILSDGTIDPAFNPVLNGTVSAIAVQTDGKIVIGGSFTKVGSTTRTYLARLNTDGSLDTAYAPGPNGAVFALFLKSSGSVLVGGNFSTWYTENDSDTTTDNTTDNVSRAYLAEVDSSGKVTSLDWTVNSSVYTITPQSDGKLLLGGAFSSIKGTTLQAIARVSTDGTVDSSLNPTPNGSVRAIAVQTDGKILFGGTFTTLQLDDGEGDDDDEDGTTNDDAGRRNLARLNADGSLDKTYNPGADSTVTAIATLADGRAVIGGYFTHVGPSDVLARKYLAAIGTTGTPDSSFTTQTNDRVYAVTKATNGTLYFVGRFTTASSGTSDTLAASNHILRLASDGTFQSSWTVSASNPNGAHVAAIAPQTDGRVLVGGSFTNLGGQTTTNLARFSAAGVRDTSFTTSADGTVNALLVQSVTASSATKTNALAWFESGGAVRTSFGRGDISNLTGRINAVLILNDGSLLVGGAFTITGSSIKHLAHFRAGGALDTAFDLSLDASVAALALQTDGKIAVGGAFTTAGGYTRTYLARLNSDLSVDTTFAPPALNSSVATLVVQSDNAIVVGGSFTSVEVDDGQNDDDDGDGTKTDDTGRTYIARFKADGTLDTSYNPTANGAVAALLRMPDGKILAGGSFTTFAPNGGSSTSAAYLALLNTDGSLDTGLAPTPNGPVMAVARQSDGKILFGGNFTTLQLDDGESDDDDGDDTKTDDADRHNLARLNADYTLDKTFKPEPDAYVQAIAVHADGRIFIGGAFSKLGYDPKNTDAGVGRSYVAALTSSGAIDTSFNPAADNYVYAIALPADGSLIIAGAFGDLRSEALLYLGGDFSAVGGVSLPRLARLTVDGSPDGSFSPSPNGAVRALAAQADGGVLVAGDFTSIAGTTRNRLARFTSGGALDGSFAPSVDGTVRALAVTPSGAIVIGGDFANVAGSARSRLARLTSSGAVDGSFSPSINGPVRAVAALPDGRILIGGEFTSVAGQTRNNLARLNADGSLDTAFNPAPDGGVYALSARVDGTVLVGGAFTNIAGQSHAKLALLKADGSLDTTFAATANAAVHALTGLLDGRAFVGGEFTTLGGSADYLFSRASGATSGAYSFSVGSDLRSASWTLSGSAANFVSVTLSYSTNSNLWTTLGTATPSSDGKTWAWSGSTALPSGTNYLLRARAITVGAGGGAAGVTEAYWQFYNTTAAGTVTVGVYSGSSGSSGSSGSSGSSGGSSGSSSGTVSLTGTRYASSTNSGATGYFADFSALLRLKGSEVQFVNFVIAGANSRRVFIRAAGPGLSRMGISDYATKPKIELYTGTGAFWAAGTTPVTDAATIALGNSLGALTLASGDADSALVTTLTPGSYLIAVWDGAGAGGAVMTELFEADGNVPSKLVAYSSRGGESTNTGTQAVEFTIKGSSNQGVLVRALGPALSAQSLSGGNSDPTLQIQNSSGTTIATNDNWETPTTTSGTSGATATQLSTVATNVGAPALATGSKDAAIYVSLAPGSYTASVSGVGSAAGFTELEIYEVPATTGTSSNGTSGTTTNDTNSSSNSSGGGGAPAPWAAGLLALALLWRAHARRPRK comes from the coding sequence ATGAAACTCCTCCGCTTCCTCACGCTCCTCGGGAGCCTCGTGCCCGCGCTGCTCTGGGCGTTCGATCCGAACGCCAACGGCAACATCTACGCCACCGCCGTGCAGGGCGACGGCAAGGTCATCCTCGGCGGCGGTTTCACCGCCGTGCAACCGCCCAGCGAAGCCGCGCCCGTGACCCGCCAGCACCTCGCGCGCTTCAACGCCGACGGCACGCTCGACGCGTCGTTCAGTCCCGTGTTCGACGGCGATGTCGTTGCCGTGCTCGTGCAATCCGACGGGCGCATCGTCGTCGCGGGCAAGTTCACCACCGCGCAGGGCACCGGCAGCAGCAGCGCCGTGGCGCGCTCGGGCCTCGCGCGCCTCAACGCCGACGGCTCACTCGACACCGGCTTCGACCCGCGCCCCACTGGCGGCAGCTTGTCCACCGCGCAGGTCGCGACCCTCGCGCTCGACGCGAGCGGAAACATCCTGATCGGCGGCAGCTTCACCACGCTCCAACCGGGCGGCAGCGGCGCCACGATCGCTCGCGGCCGCATTGCACGCCTGACGAGCGGCGGCGCGGTCGACACCAGCTTCGCACCGAATTTCAACAGCCTCGTCTTCGCCCTCACGGTGCAGCCCGACGGCAAGATCCTCGTCGGCGGTGGCTTCACCACGGTGCAGAACGGCGCCGCCGCCGCAGTCACAGCGACGCGTCTCGCCCGGCTCAACACCGACGGCTCGCTCGACGCCAGTTTCGCCGTCCTCGCCAACAACCGCGTGCTCTCCCTTGCCCTCGAGTCCGACGGCTCGATTCTGGCCGGCGGCGATTTCACCAAGGTGCGCGGTTCGTCCGACAGCGGCGACCAGACCCGCAGTTTCCTCGCGCGCTTCCGCAGCGACGGAACGCTGGACAGCTTCGAGCCGCGGCCCGATGGGAGCGTCTCGACCGTCGTCGTGCAGCGGGATGGAAAAATTCTCCTCGGCGGCGACTTCGCCTCCTTCCTGCCGGCCAATTCCGGCACGACCACCTCGCGCGCCTACCTCGCTCGCCTCGCCGTTGACGGCTCGGTCGACACCAGCTTCGCGCCGACGCCGAACGCCGCCGTGCGCTCGCTCGCGTTGCAATCCGACGGACGCATCGTGGTCGGCGGCCTGTTCACGCGGTTCTTGCCCGCCGGTGTCACCGATGGCGTTCTGCGCAACCACGCCGCGCGTCTCCTCGCCAGCGGCGACCTCGACGGCTCGCTGGTGGGCGCCGAGGACGGCAGCATCTCCGTCGCCGCCGTCGAGTCATCGGGCAGCATCATCGTGGGTGGCACCTTCAACACGCTCGGCGGCCTCACGCGCCAAAATATCGCGCGCATCCTCAGCGACGGCACGATCGATCCGGCTTTCAACCCGGTCCTCAACGGCACGGTCTCCGCCATCGCCGTGCAGACCGACGGCAAGATCGTCATCGGCGGCTCCTTTACCAAGGTCGGCAGCACCACGCGCACCTACCTCGCCCGCCTCAACACCGACGGCTCGCTCGACACCGCCTACGCGCCCGGGCCGAATGGCGCGGTGTTCGCCCTGTTCCTCAAGAGCAGCGGCAGCGTCCTCGTCGGCGGCAACTTCTCCACCTGGTATACCGAGAACGACAGCGACACCACGACGGACAACACCACCGACAACGTCAGCCGCGCCTACCTCGCCGAAGTCGATTCCAGCGGCAAGGTCACGAGCCTCGATTGGACGGTGAACAGTTCGGTCTACACGATCACGCCGCAGTCGGACGGGAAGCTCCTGCTCGGCGGCGCGTTTTCGTCCATCAAAGGCACGACCCTCCAAGCGATCGCGCGCGTCAGCACCGACGGCACCGTCGATTCTTCCCTCAACCCCACCCCCAACGGCAGCGTCCGTGCCATCGCTGTGCAGACCGACGGCAAGATCCTCTTCGGCGGCACGTTCACCACGCTCCAACTCGACGACGGCGAAGGCGACGACGACGACGAGGATGGCACCACCAACGACGACGCCGGCCGCCGCAATCTCGCGCGCCTCAACGCCGACGGTTCGCTCGACAAGACCTACAACCCCGGCGCCGATTCGACCGTCACCGCCATCGCCACGCTCGCCGACGGACGCGCCGTGATCGGCGGCTACTTCACCCACGTCGGCCCGAGCGACGTCCTCGCCCGCAAATACCTCGCCGCCATCGGCACGACGGGCACGCCGGACAGCAGCTTCACCACGCAGACGAACGACCGCGTCTATGCCGTCACGAAGGCGACGAACGGCACGCTTTATTTCGTGGGCCGCTTCACCACCGCCAGCAGCGGCACGAGCGATACCCTCGCGGCGAGCAACCACATCCTGCGCCTCGCGAGCGACGGCACGTTCCAGTCATCCTGGACGGTCAGCGCCTCGAACCCCAATGGCGCGCACGTCGCCGCCATCGCGCCGCAAACCGACGGACGCGTGCTCGTGGGCGGCTCCTTCACCAACCTCGGCGGACAAACCACGACCAACCTCGCTCGTTTCTCCGCCGCGGGCGTGCGCGACACGTCGTTCACCACCAGCGCCGACGGCACGGTCAACGCCCTGCTCGTGCAGTCCGTCACCGCCTCCTCCGCCACGAAGACCAACGCGCTCGCGTGGTTCGAATCCGGCGGCGCCGTGCGCACGTCGTTCGGCCGCGGCGACATCTCGAACCTCACCGGCCGCATCAACGCCGTGCTCATCCTGAACGACGGCTCCCTCCTCGTCGGCGGCGCGTTCACCATCACCGGCAGCAGCATCAAGCACCTCGCGCACTTCCGTGCCGGCGGCGCGCTCGACACCGCGTTCGACCTGTCGCTCGACGCCAGCGTGGCCGCGCTCGCGCTGCAGACGGACGGCAAGATCGCGGTCGGCGGCGCGTTCACCACCGCCGGCGGCTACACCCGCACGTATCTCGCGCGGCTGAACTCCGATCTGTCCGTCGACACGACCTTCGCCCCGCCCGCGCTCAACAGCAGCGTCGCCACGCTCGTCGTCCAATCAGACAACGCCATCGTGGTCGGCGGTTCGTTCACCAGCGTCGAAGTGGACGACGGACAGAACGACGACGATGACGGCGACGGCACCAAGACCGACGACACCGGCCGGACCTACATCGCGCGTTTCAAGGCCGACGGCACGCTCGACACGAGCTACAACCCCACGGCGAACGGTGCGGTCGCGGCGCTCCTTCGGATGCCGGACGGCAAGATTCTCGCCGGCGGCTCGTTCACGACCTTCGCGCCCAATGGCGGTTCGTCGACGTCGGCCGCCTACCTCGCGCTGCTCAATACCGATGGCTCGCTCGACACCGGCCTCGCGCCCACGCCTAACGGCCCGGTGATGGCCGTCGCGCGCCAGTCGGACGGAAAAATTCTCTTCGGCGGCAACTTCACCACGTTGCAACTCGACGACGGCGAGAGCGACGATGACGACGGCGACGATACGAAGACGGACGACGCCGACCGCCACAACCTCGCGCGCCTCAACGCCGACTACACCCTCGACAAGACCTTCAAGCCCGAGCCCGACGCCTACGTGCAGGCCATCGCCGTGCACGCCGACGGCCGCATCTTCATCGGCGGCGCGTTCTCGAAACTCGGCTACGATCCCAAAAACACCGACGCCGGCGTTGGTCGCAGCTACGTCGCCGCGCTGACGAGCAGTGGCGCGATCGACACGTCCTTCAATCCGGCCGCGGACAACTACGTTTACGCGATCGCGCTGCCCGCCGACGGCTCGCTGATCATCGCCGGCGCGTTCGGCGATCTGCGCTCCGAAGCGCTGCTCTATCTCGGCGGCGACTTCTCCGCGGTCGGCGGCGTTTCCCTTCCGCGCCTCGCCCGCCTCACCGTCGACGGCAGCCCGGACGGCAGCTTTAGTCCGTCTCCCAACGGCGCCGTCCGCGCGCTTGCGGCGCAGGCCGACGGCGGCGTGCTCGTCGCCGGCGATTTCACTTCGATCGCCGGCACGACGCGCAATCGCCTCGCGCGCTTTACCTCCGGCGGCGCGCTCGATGGCAGCTTCGCGCCGTCCGTGGACGGCACGGTGCGCGCCTTGGCGGTCACTCCGTCGGGCGCTATCGTCATCGGCGGCGATTTCGCGAACGTCGCCGGCTCCGCCCGCTCCCGGCTCGCGCGTCTGACCTCGTCGGGCGCGGTGGACGGATCCTTTTCGCCGTCGATCAATGGGCCGGTTCGGGCCGTCGCAGCTCTGCCCGACGGCCGGATCCTGATCGGCGGCGAATTCACCTCGGTCGCCGGCCAGACGCGCAACAACCTCGCGCGCCTGAACGCCGACGGCTCGCTCGACACCGCGTTCAACCCCGCGCCCGACGGCGGCGTCTACGCGCTGTCCGCGCGCGTCGACGGCACGGTGCTCGTCGGCGGCGCGTTCACGAACATCGCGGGGCAGAGCCACGCGAAGCTCGCGCTGCTCAAGGCCGACGGCTCACTCGACACCACGTTCGCCGCGACCGCCAATGCCGCGGTGCACGCGCTCACCGGCTTGCTCGACGGCCGCGCGTTCGTGGGCGGCGAGTTCACTACGCTCGGCGGATCTGCGGACTATCTGTTCAGCCGCGCGAGCGGCGCCACCAGCGGCGCCTACAGTTTCTCGGTCGGCTCGGACCTGCGCTCCGCCTCGTGGACGCTCTCCGGCTCGGCCGCGAATTTCGTCTCGGTGACGCTGTCGTATTCAACCAACAGCAATCTGTGGACGACATTGGGGACCGCCACGCCCTCGTCCGACGGCAAGACGTGGGCGTGGTCTGGCTCGACCGCGCTGCCTTCCGGCACGAACTACCTGCTCCGCGCTCGCGCCATCACCGTGGGAGCCGGCGGCGGCGCGGCCGGCGTCACGGAGGCCTATTGGCAATTCTACAACACGACCGCAGCCGGCACCGTCACCGTCGGCGTCTATTCCGGCTCGAGCGGCAGCTCCGGTTCGTCCGGCAGCAGCGGCTCGAGCGGCGGCAGCTCGGGCTCGAGCAGCGGCACAGTGTCGCTGACCGGCACGCGCTACGCCTCGAGCACCAACTCCGGCGCGACGGGTTATTTCGCGGACTTCAGCGCGCTGCTGCGCCTGAAGGGCAGCGAGGTGCAGTTCGTGAATTTCGTCATCGCCGGTGCCAACTCGCGCCGCGTGTTCATCCGCGCCGCCGGGCCGGGCCTCTCGCGCATGGGAATTTCCGACTACGCGACGAAGCCGAAGATCGAGCTCTACACCGGCACCGGTGCCTTCTGGGCCGCGGGCACCACGCCGGTCACCGACGCCGCGACGATCGCGCTCGGTAATTCTCTCGGCGCACTCACGCTCGCCTCCGGCGACGCCGACAGCGCGCTCGTCACCACTCTCACGCCGGGCTCCTACCTCATCGCCGTTTGGGACGGCGCGGGCGCGGGCGGCGCGGTGATGACCGAGCTGTTCGAAGCGGACGGCAACGTGCCGTCGAAGCTCGTCGCGTATTCCAGCCGCGGCGGCGAGAGCACCAACACCGGCACACAGGCCGTCGAGTTCACCATCAAGGGCAGCTCGAATCAGGGCGTGCTCGTCCGCGCCCTCGGGCCGGCGCTGTCGGCGCAGAGTCTCAGCGGCGGCAACAGCGATCCGACGCTCCAGATCCAAAACAGCTCCGGCACCACTATTGCCACGAACGACAACTGGGAAACCCCCACGACCACGTCCGGCACGTCTGGCGCCACCGCGACGCAGTTGAGCACCGTCGCGACCAACGTTGGGGCGCCCGCGCTCGCGACCGGCAGCAAGGACGCGGCGATCTACGTCTCGCTCGCCCCCGGCAGCTACACCGCGAGCGTGTCGGGCGTCGGCTCGGCGGCCGGCTTCACCGAGCTCGAAATCTACGAGGTGCCCGCCACCACCGGGACTTCCTCGAACGGCACTTCCGGCACGACGACGAACGACACCAACAGCTCGTCGAACAGCTCGGGTGGTGGCGGCGCTCCCGCCCCGTGGGCCGCCGGCCTGCTCGCACTCGCGCTGCTCTGGCGCGCGCACGCGCGACGTCCGCGGAAGTGA
- a CDS encoding histidine kinase — protein MTYSPSPSETAGEAPPLLTFRQWWWLPTGWIALGFLFSIQPWLSGFMPFGDNIRFATMRLAPWALVAPAAVWLCLRFPIAGPHWPRALVIHAFATAIAVLCLESPGGFISSPSPITTHFSFHRNGAGAPGEQTALRPDWASGPSAPGGQLVASGEHIAVPPPPPAGRAEPREIFFERGAGKGWVRSENGDITHFGMKPPPWFLRGRQSLPLYWCLVAVAHVLYFQRAARRAAQMEAQLSVARLAALQLQLQPHFLFNSLNAISSLVRSDAEAADEMICSLGALLHTTLNKSGNAEVRLTEEIEMASHYLKIQQVRFGETLRVEFRVDPAAALAAIPTLSIQPLLENAVIHGLNGRAGVIRLHAWRSGERLVVEVTDEPADPQAPGGAPKPSSGVGLANIRARLATLHGARASLDLIRNPTGATARMEVPFREIPAG, from the coding sequence GTGACGTATTCACCGTCGCCTTCGGAAACGGCCGGCGAAGCGCCGCCGCTGCTCACCTTTCGCCAGTGGTGGTGGCTGCCCACCGGCTGGATCGCGCTGGGCTTCCTGTTTTCGATCCAGCCGTGGCTGAGCGGATTCATGCCGTTCGGCGACAACATCCGGTTCGCCACCATGCGACTCGCCCCGTGGGCGCTCGTCGCCCCGGCGGCCGTCTGGCTTTGCCTGCGCTTTCCGATCGCGGGTCCGCATTGGCCGCGCGCGCTGGTGATCCACGCTTTCGCCACCGCGATCGCCGTGCTTTGCCTCGAGTCGCCCGGCGGCTTCATCTCCAGCCCGAGCCCGATAACGACGCATTTCTCCTTCCATCGGAACGGGGCAGGAGCGCCCGGCGAGCAAACGGCGCTGCGGCCGGATTGGGCGTCGGGCCCGTCGGCACCGGGCGGCCAACTCGTCGCCAGCGGCGAACATATCGCGGTGCCTCCCCCTCCGCCGGCCGGCCGCGCAGAACCGCGGGAGATTTTTTTCGAGCGCGGCGCCGGTAAAGGGTGGGTCCGCAGCGAAAACGGCGACATCACGCACTTCGGCATGAAGCCACCGCCGTGGTTCCTGCGTGGACGACAGTCTCTGCCGCTCTATTGGTGCCTCGTCGCAGTCGCGCACGTGCTCTATTTCCAACGCGCCGCCCGCCGCGCCGCCCAGATGGAGGCGCAGCTCTCGGTCGCCCGGCTCGCTGCGCTGCAACTGCAGTTGCAGCCGCACTTCCTCTTCAACTCGCTCAACGCGATCTCGTCGCTCGTGCGCAGCGATGCGGAAGCGGCCGACGAGATGATCTGCTCGCTCGGCGCGCTGCTGCACACCACGCTCAACAAAAGCGGCAACGCCGAGGTCCGCCTCACCGAGGAGATCGAGATGGCGAGCCACTACCTGAAGATTCAACAGGTGCGCTTCGGCGAAACGCTGCGGGTCGAGTTCCGCGTCGATCCCGCCGCCGCGCTCGCCGCCATTCCGACGCTGTCGATCCAGCCCCTGCTGGAAAACGCCGTGATCCACGGCCTCAACGGCCGCGCCGGCGTCATCCGCCTGCACGCGTGGCGCAGCGGCGAGCGGCTGGTGGTCGAAGTGACCGACGAGCCCGCCGATCCGCAGGCGCCCGGCGGCGCGCCGAAACCATCCAGCGGCGTCGGCCTCGCTAACATCCGCGCGCGCCTCGCCACGTTGCACGGCGCGCGCGCGTCGCTCGACCTGATCCGCAATCCCACCGGCGCTACGGCGCGGATGGAAGTGCCGTTCCGGGAAATCCCGGCCGGCTGA
- a CDS encoding response regulator transcription factor, translating to MKLKALIADDEPLALDKLRRLLAAETDVEIAATATNGADALRLAREIRPDILVLDIQMPPLDGLEVAHALDEGARAVIFTTAFPQHAVDAFGANAVDYLLKPYSREQFSRALGRARSRLAATTDTTRVGRSDRLLVKSRDRYVVVHVNDIEWIEAAANYVVLHASSGNHVLRGTMTDTLAEIGEDLFFRTGRSAAVNLDRVNEVLFDEPGEHVLLLRSGARVRLQRNFRELQDRLEKRTAARARREGTAA from the coding sequence ATGAAATTGAAAGCCCTCATTGCCGACGACGAGCCGCTCGCCCTCGACAAGCTCCGGCGCCTGCTCGCCGCGGAAACCGACGTTGAAATCGCAGCCACGGCCACCAACGGGGCCGACGCGCTCCGCCTCGCCCGGGAAATCCGGCCGGACATCCTCGTGCTCGACATCCAGATGCCGCCGCTCGACGGCCTCGAGGTGGCGCACGCGCTCGACGAAGGCGCGCGGGCGGTGATCTTCACCACCGCTTTTCCGCAACACGCCGTGGACGCGTTCGGCGCCAACGCGGTCGACTATCTCCTCAAGCCCTACAGCCGGGAGCAATTCAGCCGCGCCCTCGGCCGCGCGCGCTCCCGCCTCGCGGCCACGACCGACACGACGCGCGTGGGCCGCAGCGACCGCCTGCTGGTGAAATCGCGCGACCGCTACGTCGTCGTGCACGTGAACGACATCGAGTGGATCGAGGCGGCGGCGAACTACGTCGTGCTCCACGCCTCGAGCGGCAACCACGTGTTGCGCGGCACCATGACCGACACGCTCGCCGAGATCGGCGAGGATCTCTTTTTCCGCACCGGCCGCTCCGCCGCGGTGAATCTCGATCGCGTGAACGAGGTTCTCTTCGACGAACCGGGCGAGCACGTGCTGCTGCTCCGCAGCGGCGCGCGCGTGCGGCTGCAGCGCAATTTCCGCGAGCTCCAGGACCGCCTCGAGAAACGCACCGCCGCCCGCGCACGACGCGAAGGGACCGCCGCGTGA